A DNA window from Streptococcus parapneumoniae contains the following coding sequences:
- a CDS encoding PTS sugar transporter subunit IIC, whose product MEISWIQAALLGLFASLASMPGMGGSSIGNYTLGRPLVGGLIVGLILGDITTGVIVGVALQVLYIALVTPGGTVSADVRAISYIGIPLSILFVHANNISGEVAIAAAAAPIGAAVGTIGTVLFYGTATMNLLWQHIGWKAVEKGDFKKLYAVDWVYPWISHFIFSFLPTMIITKFGPDMVDLMKVYLPMDGFVMKSLFTVGALLPCVGIAILLKQIVTKTTDFIPFFVGFTLAKSLGLNLVASGVVSLIFAVIYYELEVVKSARTTAVVSDMGFDEEEDI is encoded by the coding sequence ATGGAAATTTCTTGGATTCAAGCAGCTCTTTTAGGATTGTTTGCAAGTTTAGCATCGATGCCAGGTATGGGGGGATCCAGTATTGGTAACTATACTTTGGGGCGTCCATTAGTTGGTGGTTTAATTGTAGGTTTAATATTAGGAGATATAACAACAGGGGTAATCGTTGGTGTGGCTTTACAGGTATTATATATTGCCTTAGTGACACCTGGTGGAACTGTATCGGCCGATGTACGGGCAATTTCTTATATCGGAATTCCGTTATCTATCCTATTTGTTCATGCAAATAATATTTCAGGTGAAGTGGCGATTGCAGCAGCAGCAGCGCCAATTGGAGCCGCGGTTGGAACAATTGGAACTGTTTTATTCTATGGTACAGCTACTATGAACTTGCTTTGGCAACACATTGGATGGAAAGCTGTAGAGAAAGGTGATTTTAAGAAGTTATATGCTGTTGATTGGGTATATCCTTGGATTTCACATTTTATCTTTTCTTTCTTACCAACAATGATTATTACAAAATTTGGACCAGATATGGTTGATCTTATGAAAGTATATCTTCCGATGGATGGTTTTGTAATGAAGTCTCTATTTACTGTAGGAGCACTCCTTCCATGTGTGGGTATTGCAATACTTTTGAAACAAATTGTTACAAAAACAACAGACTTTATTCCTTTCTTTGTCGGGTTCACGTTAGCAAAATCTTTAGGCTTGAACTTAGTAGCAAGTGGTGTTGTGTCATTAATTTTTGCAGTAATTTATTATGAATTAGAAGTTGTTAAATCTGCCCGTACGACAGCAGTTGTCAGTGATATGGGATTTGATGAAGAGGAGGATATTTAG
- a CDS encoding PTS sugar transporter subunit IIA codes for MKYLILVSHGGLAEGLKSSLSMFASDKVDDVIAIGLKDGESLAGFSVEVKNVIASLDENDSVLVLADIVGGSPLTTVATVLEEFGKLENATILGGMNLTMALTAVVMKDILTGSELVSTILNESSSALQEFEVGSDDNLNEEDDI; via the coding sequence ATGAAGTATTTGATATTAGTCAGTCATGGAGGGCTCGCAGAGGGATTGAAATCATCTCTTTCTATGTTTGCTTCGGATAAGGTAGATGATGTCATAGCGATTGGCTTAAAAGATGGAGAAAGTCTTGCAGGTTTTTCTGTAGAGGTCAAGAATGTTATTGCGTCTCTGGATGAAAATGATTCGGTTCTTGTTTTAGCAGATATTGTTGGGGGAAGTCCTTTAACAACTGTTGCAACAGTATTAGAAGAATTTGGAAAATTAGAGAATGCAACTATTTTGGGAGGTATGAACTTAACAATGGCACTTACAGCAGTGGTGATGAAAGACATTCTGACCGGAAGTGAACTTGTTTCTACGATATTAAACGAATCATCCTCAGCTCTACAGGAATTTGAAGTCGGATCGGATGATAATCTTAATGAAGAAGACGATATTTAG
- a CDS encoding PTS system mannose/fructose/sorbose family transporter subunit IID produces MTKSFHHWFYGHLTCFSQEHMQTFGYLTSMLPIVEEMYDTKEEQKEAMQTYTAFFNTEPQLGSLVVGITAGLEEARANGDAVDSETINGMRAGLMGPIAGIGDSLIVGTLIPVLLGIALGLSKGGNISGAIFYIIAWNLLVYLGMRFAYFKGYELGDKAVEFLVGPKGQALRKAISVVGGMVIGAVAATWVSVTTALELKNGDGETFLNLQEKIDGVYPGLLTAGFIVLCWWLMAKKKVSPNWVMLLLVVIALVGVALGFFNPGLKY; encoded by the coding sequence TTGACAAAATCATTTCACCACTGGTTCTATGGACATCTGACATGTTTTTCTCAAGAACATATGCAAACTTTTGGATATTTAACTTCTATGCTTCCAATAGTGGAAGAAATGTATGATACTAAGGAAGAACAAAAAGAAGCTATGCAAACATACACAGCATTCTTTAATACTGAGCCGCAGCTGGGTTCTCTAGTAGTTGGGATAACAGCTGGTTTGGAAGAAGCGCGTGCAAATGGAGATGCCGTAGATAGTGAGACCATCAATGGAATGCGAGCCGGTCTAATGGGGCCTATTGCAGGTATTGGAGATTCACTTATTGTAGGAACATTAATTCCTGTTCTTTTGGGGATAGCTCTAGGTCTTTCTAAAGGAGGAAATATTTCTGGTGCAATATTCTATATTATTGCATGGAATCTATTAGTCTATCTTGGAATGCGTTTTGCTTATTTTAAAGGATATGAACTTGGAGATAAAGCAGTAGAATTTTTAGTAGGTCCTAAAGGTCAGGCGCTAAGAAAAGCAATTAGTGTTGTTGGTGGTATGGTCATAGGAGCTGTTGCAGCAACTTGGGTATCTGTCACTACGGCGCTAGAGCTGAAAAATGGAGATGGAGAAACGTTTTTAAACTTACAAGAAAAGATTGATGGTGTTTATCCAGGTCTTTTAACAGCAGGTTTTATTGTTCTATGTTGGTGGCTGATGGCTAAAAAGAAAGTTTCTCCAAATTGGGTGATGCTATTATTGGTAGTTATTGCACTTGTAGGAGTAGCCTTAGGATTTTTCAATCCAGGATTGAAATATTAA
- a CDS encoding PTS sugar transporter subunit IIB — protein sequence MVVTFVRIDDRMIHGQTVTRWAKEHPCDGLIAVNDAAASNKVLIQAYKGASDKKTFVWTKEAFEEKSSKVTESDSRYFLITKNPIDMKEILVDQGFIPGDVKEIIVGPANDRPGAIKLGNNQSITQEEAVALEAIEKAGYKVRFQLLSDVSIGYWSDFKSKFGF from the coding sequence ATGGTAGTAACATTTGTACGAATTGACGATAGAATGATTCATGGACAAACAGTCACTAGATGGGCAAAAGAACATCCATGTGATGGATTAATTGCAGTAAATGATGCTGCTGCATCTAATAAGGTTTTAATTCAGGCATATAAAGGTGCGTCAGATAAAAAAACATTTGTTTGGACAAAGGAAGCGTTTGAAGAAAAATCATCTAAAGTAACAGAATCGGATAGTAGATATTTTTTGATTACTAAGAATCCAATTGATATGAAAGAAATTTTAGTAGACCAGGGCTTTATTCCAGGAGATGTTAAAGAGATTATTGTAGGACCTGCTAACGATAGACCAGGTGCTATCAAGTTGGGAAATAATCAATCAATTACTCAAGAGGAAGCAGTTGCATTAGAAGCAATTGAAAAAGCAGGATATAAAGTTAGATTCCAATTATTATCAGATGTATCTATTGGCTATTGGAGTGATTTTAAATCAAAATTTGGATTTTAA
- the groES gene encoding co-chaperone GroES, whose translation MLKPLGDRVVLKVEEKEQTVGGFVLAGSAQEKTKTAQVVATGQGVRTLNGDLVAPSVKVGDRVLVEAHAGLDVKDGDEKYIIVGEANILAITEE comes from the coding sequence ATGTTGAAACCATTAGGAGACCGTGTTGTCTTAAAAGTAGAAGAAAAAGAACAAACTGTTGGAGGCTTTGTCCTTGCAGGTTCAGCCCAAGAAAAAACAAAAACAGCCCAAGTTGTAGCTACTGGACAAGGTGTTCGTACCTTGAACGGTGACTTGGTGGCTCCAAGTGTCAAGGTTGGAGACCGTGTCTTAGTTGAAGCTCACGCAGGTCTTGATGTCAAAGATGGCGATGAAAAGTACATCATCGTAGGCGAAGCGAACATCTTGGCAATCACTGAAGAATAG
- the groL gene encoding chaperonin GroEL (60 kDa chaperone family; promotes refolding of misfolded polypeptides especially under stressful conditions; forms two stacked rings of heptamers to form a barrel-shaped 14mer; ends can be capped by GroES; misfolded proteins enter the barrel where they are refolded when GroES binds), with translation MSKEIKFSSDARSAMVRGVDILADTVKVTLGPKGRNVVLEKSFGSPLITNDGVTIAKEIELEDHFENMGAKLVSEVASKTNDIAGDGTTTATVLTQAIVREGIKNVTAGANPIGIRRGIETAVTAAVEALKNNAIPVANKEAIAQVAAVSSRSEKVGEYISEAMEKVGKDGVITIEESRGMETELEVVEGMQFDRGYLSQYMVTDSEKMVADLENPYILITDKKISNIQEILPLLESILQSNRPLLIIADDVDGEALPTLVLNKIRGTFNVVAVKAPGFGDRRKAMLEDIAILTGGTVITEDLGLELKDATIEALGQAVRVTVDKDSTVIVEGAGNPEAISHRVAVIKSQIETTTSEFDREKLQERLAKLSGGVAVIKVGAATETELKEMKLRIEDALNATRAAVEEGIVAGGGTALVNVIPAVAALELTGDEATGRNIVLRALEEPVRQIAHNAGFEGSIVIDRLKNAELGTGFNAATGEWVNMIDQGIIDPVKVSRSALQNAASVASLILTTEAVVANKPEPAAPAPAMDPSMMGGMM, from the coding sequence ATGTCAAAAGAAATTAAATTTTCATCAGATGCCCGTTCAGCTATGGTCCGTGGTGTCGATATCCTTGCAGACACTGTTAAAGTAACCTTGGGACCAAAAGGTCGTAATGTCGTTCTTGAAAAATCATTCGGTTCACCACTCATCACCAATGACGGTGTAACTATTGCCAAAGAAATCGAATTGGAAGACCATTTTGAAAATATGGGTGCCAAATTGGTCTCAGAAGTAGCTTCAAAAACCAACGATATCGCAGGTGACGGAACGACAACTGCAACAGTCTTGACCCAAGCAATTGTCCGCGAAGGAATCAAAAACGTCACAGCAGGTGCCAATCCAATCGGAATTCGTCGTGGGATTGAAACAGCAGTTACAGCAGCAGTAGAAGCTTTGAAAAACAACGCCATCCCTGTTGCCAACAAAGAAGCTATCGCTCAGGTTGCAGCCGTATCTTCTCGTTCTGAAAAAGTTGGTGAGTACATCTCTGAAGCCATGGAAAAAGTTGGTAAAGATGGTGTTATCACAATCGAAGAGTCACGTGGTATGGAAACAGAGCTTGAAGTTGTGGAAGGAATGCAGTTCGACCGTGGTTATCTTTCACAGTACATGGTGACAGATAGCGAAAAAATGGTAGCTGACCTTGAAAATCCATACATTTTGATTACCGATAAGAAGATTTCAAATATCCAAGAAATCTTGCCACTCCTAGAAAGTATTCTCCAAAGCAATCGTCCACTCTTGATTATTGCGGATGATGTAGATGGTGAGGCTCTTCCAACTCTTGTTTTGAACAAGATTCGTGGAACCTTCAACGTAGTAGCAGTTAAGGCACCTGGTTTTGGTGACCGTCGCAAAGCCATGCTTGAAGACATTGCCATCTTAACAGGCGGAACAGTTATCACAGAAGACCTTGGTCTTGAGTTGAAAGATGCGACAATTGAAGCACTTGGTCAAGCAGTGAGAGTAACTGTTGATAAAGATAGCACTGTTATCGTAGAAGGTGCTGGAAATCCTGAAGCGATTTCTCACCGTGTTGCAGTTATCAAGTCTCAAATCGAAACCACAACTTCTGAATTTGACCGTGAAAAATTGCAAGAACGCTTGGCGAAATTGTCAGGTGGTGTAGCAGTCATCAAGGTCGGAGCTGCAACTGAAACTGAGTTGAAAGAAATGAAACTCCGCATTGAAGATGCCCTCAACGCTACTCGTGCAGCCGTGGAAGAAGGAATTGTTGCTGGTGGTGGGACAGCTCTTGTCAATGTCATTCCAGCTGTTGCTGCCTTGGAATTGACAGGAGACGAAGCAACGGGCCGCAATATTGTTCTCCGTGCTTTGGAAGAACCTGTTCGTCAAATCGCCCACAATGCAGGATTTGAAGGTTCAATCGTTATCGATCGTTTGAAAAATGCTGAGCTTGGTACAGGCTTCAACGCAGCAACTGGCGAGTGGGTTAACATGATTGATCAAGGTATCATTGATCCAGTTAAAGTGAGTCGTTCAGCTCTACAGAATGCAGCATCTGTAGCCAGCTTGATTTTGACAACAGAAGCAGTCGTAGCCAATAAACCAGAACCAGCAGCCCCAGCTCCAGCAATGGATCCAAGCATGATGGGTGGCATGATGTAA